The Haloplanus sp. GDY1 genomic sequence GACGTACCTCTCGGGCACACTTCGGGAGCGACTGCCGACCGCCCCCGGGGGCGCCGTCGTCGTCGACGACGCCACCGAGTCGGTTCACGGCGTGCAGGTGCGCCGACGCGAGACGCCCCACGGCGGCGCCGATCCGCGTGCGAGCGAGCGCGCGGATCAATCCAGCGACGCGCCGCAGTCCGGGCACTCCCCCTCGACGACGGGCACCGGCGCCGCGCAGTCGGGGCAGTAGTCGAGGTAACAGGCCGGGTCGCCCATGGTCGGCGTACGCGCCGCCGGGGCGTAAAGCGTGGGGATCACGACGCCGATGATGGACGTCTCGCTCGACGTCTCCTCTCCTCGGCGTGCTGATCGCCGGCGTACGGACGGGGCGCGTCGTCTGCGTGCGTTCTCGATACTGGAATCCGCGGCCGGTCGAGGGCCGAGTCGTGTGTGGCGCGGGAGTCGGGAGCGGGATTCGAACCACGGTCGTTCCGCTCACCGGGTTCGCTTCACTCCCTGGTTCAAATCCACTGTGGTGTCTTCGCCGACGCCGGTACTCACCCGTCGCTTCGCTCCTCGTTCGTAGTCGGCGTCGGCAGAAGGACGCCCGGAGCGGGATTTGAACCCGCGTCACGACCGTGACAGGGTCGTATGATGGGCCACTACACCATCCGGGCTTTCGCATCTACACCAACCGGGGACTGGGAAATAAGACTTGCCATCTCGGGGCGCCGTGTGGTGCCGTGACGCGATTCGCGCCGGAACGGTTTTGTATCGGGAGGGCGTGTGCCAACCCGTACCGATCCTCGCTCGCCGGGGCCTCCCGGCGGGTCGATTAGCTCCGCTTCGCGGTCTTTGACAAGCGTTAAATGCGTGGCCCCACAAGGGCGCCGTAGTATCTCGTGATAACTTCTCCACCCCATCCATGGTAGACGTAAGCCAACACAAACTGGTTCCGGAGCACACAGTCCTCGACGACCCGGACCGGGTCGACGAGGTACTGGCGGAGTACAACGTCAGCAAAACCAACTTGCCGAAGATCAAGCTGAGCGATCCGGCGCTGCCGGACGCGGCCGAACCGGGCGACGTAATCGAAATCGTCCGTGACTCGCGGACCACGGACCGAGCGACAGTGTACCGACTGGTGGTCGAATGAATCGAGAGAGCCGACGCACGATTTCACGGGAGTACTTCTCGCAGGAACGCCTCGCCGAACACCACTTCCGCTCCTTTAACGCCTTCCTCGACCGGGGGATGCAGGAAGTCGTCGACGAGAAGGAGCGCATCGAGACGGACATCGGCGACAAGGAGGGGCAGGAGCCGGTGTTCGTCGAACTCGGCGACGTGCGCGTGGAGACGCCGCGGGTCCGGGAGGCCGACGGGAGCGAGGAACTCCTCTACCCGCAGGAGGCGCGCCTGCGAAACATCACGTACGCCGCGCCGGTGTTCATGGAGATGGCCATCGTCCGCGGCGGCGAGGAAGAGGAGGAAGTCGTCGTCGACTCCACGGAGACCAAGGTGGGTCGGATGCCGATCATGGTCGGCTCCCGCAAGTGCAACATCGCGGATCTGACCCGCGAGGAACTGATCGACATCGGCGAGGACCCCGTCGATCCGGGTGGTTACTTCATCGTCAACGGCTCCGAGCGGGTGCTGATGACGAGCGAGGACCTCGCACCCAACAAGATCCTCGCGGAGTACGACACGAAGTACGGCGACGAGATTCAGGTCGCCAAGACGTTCAGCCAGCGCCGCGGCTACCGCGCGCTGGTCCTGTGTGAGCGCAACCGCGAGGGGATCCTCGAAGTCTCCTTCCCCTCCGTCTCGGGCAGCGTCAACTTCGTGACGCTGGTTCGGGCGCTCGGGCTGGAGTCCGACGAGGAGATCGTCCACCGCGTCAGCGACGACCCCGAGATCGTGAAGTTCATGCTGGAGAACCTGGAGATGGCCGAGGTCCAGAGCGAGGAGGAGGCCATCGAGACGCTCGGCAAGCGGGTCGCGGGCGGCCAGGGGAAAAATTACCAGCTCAAACGCGCCAACTACGTGATCGACCGCTACCTCCTGCCGCACCTCCACGAGGAGGGCGTCGACGAGGAGGAGGTCCGGATCAACAAGGCGTACTACCTCTGTCGGATGGCCGAGGCGTGTTTCGAACTCGCCCTGGACCGCCGCGAGGCCGACGACAAGGACCACTACGCGAACAAGCGCCTGAAGGTGAGCGGCGACCTGATGCGCGACCTGTTCCGGACGGCGCTGAACAAGCTGGCCCGGGACGTGAAGTACCAGCTCGAACGCGCGAACATGCGCAACCGGCAGCTGACGGTCAACACCGTCGTCCGCTCGGACGTGCTGACCGAGCGGCTGGAACACCCCATCGCGACGGGCAACTGGGTGGGCGGCCGCTCGGGCGTCTCCCAGCTGGTCGACCGCACGGACTACATGGGCGTGCTGTCGCACCTGCGGCGGCTTCGCTCGCCGCTCAGCCGGTCCCAGCCCCACTTCGAGGCGCGGGACCTGCACGCGACCCAGTGGGGTCGCATCTGCCCCTCCGAGACGCCGGAGGGACCGAACTGCGGACTGGTGAAGAACTTCGCGCAGGCGATGGAGCTCTCCCAGAACGTGGAGGACGAACAGGAACTCAAGCGCGAACTGGCGTCGATGGGGGTCGAGGGCATCCCCGGAATCGAAGGCGTCGACTCGATGGCGGATTAACATGGCTCAGGCACGCGAGGCGAAAGTATACGTCAACGGCAGTCTGGTCGGGACCCACCCCGACCCCGAACAGCTCGCAGATCAGATCCGGGAGGCGCGCCGGCGGGGCGACGTCAGCGACATGGTCAACGTCTCCATCAAGGAGCGCACCCGCGAGGTCATCATCAACGCGGACGCGGGCCGGGCCCGCCGTCCGCTGATCGTCGTCGAGGACGGTGAACCCCTGCTCTCGGACGAGGAGATCGAGGCGGTCGAGAACGGCGAGCTCGACTTCGAGCAGCTCGTCGACCGCGGCTACGTCGAGTTCATCGACGCCGAGGAGGAGGAGGACATCTACGTCGCCGTCGACGAGGACGAACTGACGGAGAAGCACACCCACCTGGAGATCGACCCGCAGCTCATCTTCGGCATCGGCGCGGGGATGATTCCCTACCCCGAACACAACGCCTCGCCCCGGATTACGATGGGCGCGGGGATGATGAAGCAGTCGCTCGGGCTGCCGGCGGCGAACTACCGGATCCGCCCCGACACGCGCCAGCACCTGATGCACTACCCGCAGCTGGCGATGGTCAAGACCCAGACCACCGAACAGATCGGGTTCGACGAGCGGCCGGCGGCACAGAACTTCGTCGTCG encodes the following:
- a CDS encoding DNA-directed RNA polymerase subunit H; this translates as MVDVSQHKLVPEHTVLDDPDRVDEVLAEYNVSKTNLPKIKLSDPALPDAAEPGDVIEIVRDSRTTDRATVYRLVVE
- a CDS encoding DNA-directed RNA polymerase subunit B'', producing MNRESRRTISREYFSQERLAEHHFRSFNAFLDRGMQEVVDEKERIETDIGDKEGQEPVFVELGDVRVETPRVREADGSEELLYPQEARLRNITYAAPVFMEMAIVRGGEEEEEVVVDSTETKVGRMPIMVGSRKCNIADLTREELIDIGEDPVDPGGYFIVNGSERVLMTSEDLAPNKILAEYDTKYGDEIQVAKTFSQRRGYRALVLCERNREGILEVSFPSVSGSVNFVTLVRALGLESDEEIVHRVSDDPEIVKFMLENLEMAEVQSEEEAIETLGKRVAGGQGKNYQLKRANYVIDRYLLPHLHEEGVDEEEVRINKAYYLCRMAEACFELALDRREADDKDHYANKRLKVSGDLMRDLFRTALNKLARDVKYQLERANMRNRQLTVNTVVRSDVLTERLEHPIATGNWVGGRSGVSQLVDRTDYMGVLSHLRRLRSPLSRSQPHFEARDLHATQWGRICPSETPEGPNCGLVKNFAQAMELSQNVEDEQELKRELASMGVEGIPGIEGVDSMAD